In the Corynebacterium anserum genome, GCGTGACGATCCAGCCCGATAAGCTGAGCCTCGTCCTGTGGTACTTGGTTGAATTCAACTTCTACCACTGCGCCCTCAACATCGGCGAATTCCCGTGCAACCACCGTCTTGTTTTTCTTCTTTTTTGTGAGCAATACGACGCCAGCCTCATCGACGTGAAGTATCCGTGCAGAACCTGCTTGTGGAAGTGTGACCACGCGCCCGACATTGCGCTTCCAATGGCGTTCAAGTGTCAGCGGGAAATCCAGCCCGGGGGTCGTCAGTTCCAGCGTATAACCAGGACCGAAGTTCAGCGCGCCTGATTCCTCTGCGGCGTCAAACACAGCTGATACTGCCTTACTGACCTCCTCCAATATGTCTAGATCCGGCCGTTCATCTCCATCCACGGCGACGCGTACAGCAGATTTTGAACCCGCCTTGGTGATTTTCAGTTGTTCCAGCTGCATGCCATACTGCGTCACCAGTGGGTTCAGGATATCTTCGAGCTGCGAAGGAGTAGGAAAAGCCATGCCTTGAAGAGTAACAGGCTCACTCAGTGGCACTATAGAACGCGTGATGAATCAAGTCCCCGCCTCCCCCAACCCGTCATCGAACCAGCGCCCGCTTAGCCGTCGTCGCTTTTTCGGTACGCTCGGCCTTAGTGCTGCAGCTTTGTCCCTCAGCGCGTGCGGTAGGGGGAGCGAAACATCGATGTTCGACTCGCTCACACAACGCAAACCCAACGGAGACGTGGTTCGGATCTACGCCGAATACCAGCACCTTGCCAAGTCCGGGGGTCTCAATCGTTACCAGCAGCCTTTCATCGAGGGGCAGATGGAGCTCATTAACGATGAATGGCACCGTCTTTGTGGCACAGATAGCGACGGTAACCAGCCACGAGCGTGCGTCGACCCGGCAAATGCTCAGGACATAAGAATCAACCCGGAATTCACCGCCAAAGATCTACAGGAGGATCTTTTAGCTGTCGCCAGCGGCGTCGCTAAGAAGAAGGTCGATAGTCCTGACGTGGGTCTGCTTGTAGGTTTGGCCTCCGCACTCGGGGCGATAACTGCTGCACCACAAGCACAGGATCTCTCAGAGCTCGCGCCACAGAGCATCACCGAAGAAATCAAGCGCATACACTCCACCGTGCAAGGTGTGATCTTCGCCTGCGGCATTGCCGCAGCAGTTGATGACGGCACATATCGCGCCACCATACTCTCCACAGCCAATGCTCTCAGGGAGTTACGTAATTCCATCGAGGAGGCGGCCGATGGGTTGAACGTCGATCTGGATTCCGCACCCGCCGGGTGGGTACCCACAGATGGGGAAAAAATCCCCTCCATTCCTTCCGAGGTCATGCCCTATATGCAGAAGATCACACACACTGTGGTCAATGCACTCTACCTCGGTGCCACGCAAGCTCATTCGAAAGACAATACTCGCTACTGCGCGACATGGTGTGCAGCTATTGCCCTACAAGAGATAGCACAAGAGCGGGCGATCACGACCAACCCGTTGTTAAAGCTTGTGCGTGGCAATGCCACGGAAAACCGCAAATAGGTTTTGCGTATGGCACCTAGGCGCCGCGCATCTCCTGAATAGTCTGAACCGCGGTTTCATAATCTATCTCTGTGGTCTCGCCCGTCAAACGGTTACGAACTTCAACCTTGCCATCGGCAAAGCCACGGCCCACGATGACCACCAGCGGCATGCCCAGCAGCTCAGCATCTTTGAATTTCACTCCTGGTGATACCTTTGGGCGCTCATCGAAGAGAACCTCCACACCAGCGGTGGAAAGCTTTTCACTCAGGTTTTCAGCGGCCTCTGCCGCTGCCGCATCTTTATTGGCGATCACCACATGAACATCAAATGG is a window encoding:
- the rimP gene encoding ribosome maturation factor RimP, with the translated sequence MAFPTPSQLEDILNPLVTQYGMQLEQLKITKAGSKSAVRVAVDGDERPDLDILEEVSKAVSAVFDAAEESGALNFGPGYTLELTTPGLDFPLTLERHWKRNVGRVVTLPQAGSARILHVDEAGVVLLTKKKKNKTVVAREFADVEGAVVEVEFNQVPQDEAQLIGLDRHAYESLIAAAEENK